A stretch of [Clostridium] scindens DNA encodes these proteins:
- a CDS encoding LysR family transcriptional regulator — translation MNIHELNYVLCIAKHQNMTKAARELYISQPTLSKHLGKLERELGIKLFNRVDNCYIPTYAGRRYMEYASRVLELTRNWEKELEDLRSLNDGELNVAFPLMRSSCMIPWILPAFRQLHPNIRLNFLEETYAIQERLLNDGRIDFAIFSGGDPNPKLEYEVLGQEEILLAVSADNPLAEDAACDPLKEGGYPIVDWSKLHNEKFILHHPEQNTGAITAHLLKKHGITPTVPFYTRNTQAALLLVQQNEGICFAPETYIRNMTFHTPPVCFSLNDPEAFATTMITYRKGAYLSAYAQDFIRIAKEYFMGTSL, via the coding sequence ATGAACATACACGAGTTGAACTATGTACTCTGCATAGCCAAGCATCAGAATATGACGAAGGCGGCCCGGGAACTGTATATCTCCCAGCCGACGCTGAGCAAGCACCTGGGCAAGCTTGAGCGGGAACTGGGAATCAAGCTTTTTAACCGGGTGGACAATTGCTATATCCCGACTTACGCAGGCAGGCGTTACATGGAATATGCCAGCCGCGTTCTGGAACTGACCCGGAATTGGGAAAAGGAGCTGGAGGACCTCCGGTCCTTGAATGACGGCGAACTGAATGTGGCATTCCCGCTGATGCGAAGTTCCTGCATGATACCATGGATTCTGCCCGCGTTCCGCCAGCTGCATCCAAATATCCGCCTGAATTTTCTGGAGGAGACTTATGCCATCCAGGAACGCCTGTTAAATGACGGTCGGATCGACTTTGCCATTTTCAGCGGAGGCGACCCGAACCCCAAGCTGGAATACGAGGTGCTGGGGCAGGAAGAGATCCTGCTGGCCGTGTCGGCGGACAATCCCCTGGCAGAGGATGCTGCTTGCGATCCTTTAAAGGAAGGCGGATATCCGATTGTGGACTGGTCAAAACTTCATAACGAGAAGTTCATCCTGCATCATCCGGAGCAGAATACGGGAGCGATCACCGCGCATCTTCTGAAAAAGCACGGAATCACGCCCACTGTACCGTTCTATACGCGTAATACGCAGGCGGCGCTTCTTCTGGTCCAGCAAAATGAGGGGATTTGCTTTGCGCCGGAAACGTATATCCGCAACATGACGTTTCATACGCCGCCGGTCTGCTTTTCCTTAAACGATCCCGAAGCGTTCGCCACCACCATGATCACCTATCGGAAAGGGGCGTATCTGTCGGCGTATGCACAGGATTTTATTCGGATAGCGAAGGAGTATTTTATGGGGACCTCGTTATGA